The genomic region GGGGTGTCCGAGTCGAAGGCGTAGAGGCGGCCGTCCTTGCTGAAGGGGGCGGTGCGGGCCGGCAGCAGGTCGTCCTTGAGGCCGGGGACGGCCTCGACGTCGGCGGTGAGGTCGTGCAGCAGCCGTTCGGAGATGTCGCCGCGCAGCATGCGCGGGAAGCTGCCGATCTCGAAGCCCACCAGATCGGGGGTGCCGCGTCCGGCGACGGCCTGGGCGAGCAGCTTGGTGACGATGTCCGGGGGGCCGGAGCGGGTCACCTTCAGGTGGTAGCGGAAGTCGGTGGCGCGGTCGGCCTCCGGGACGCCCTTGACGAAGAACTCCTCGTAGCCCGGGTCGTGGGTCCACAGGGAGAGGGTGACGTCGCCGGAGGTGCGGGGCGTGGTGCCGGCGCCGCCGCAGGCGGAGAGTGCGGCGGCCGTACCGAGGCCGAGGGCACCGCGCAGCAGGGCGCGGCGGGTCGGAGGGCTGGGGGGCATGGGGGTGTACACACGTGACTCCTCACGTGGTGCGGCTACGGGCGGGCGTGCGCGGGCCCCTGGTCGCGTACCGGCCCGGTGGAGGCCCGTACGGTCAACTCGACTGCCTGGCCCGGCTGTCCGGCCGGGGCGGGGCGGCCCTCGATCAGGGCGATCAGTACGTCGACGGCGCGGTCGGCGACGGCGGCGAAGTTCTGCCGGACGGTGGTCAGCGGCGGGGCGAGGTAGGCGGCGGCGGGAATGTCGTCATAGCCGACGACACTCACGTCGCCGGGGACGGCGCGGCCCGCGTCGGCGAACGCGCGCAGAGCGCCGATGGCCATGTCGTCGTTGGCGGCGAACACGGCCGTGACGTCGGAGAGTCGGGCGAGCTGCCGTCCCGCGGCGTAGCCGGAGGCCGGGCTCCAGTCGCCCGGTGACGGCAGGGGCGGTTCGGGTGCGCCGGCGGCGGCGAGGGCCTCGCGCCAGCCGCGCAGGCGGTCGCGGGCGGCCCACCAGTTCTGCGGGCCGGGCAGGTGCCAGACGGTGCGGTGCCCCAGGGAGAGCAGGTGCTCGGTGGCGATCCGGGCCGCCGCGACACCGTCGCCGCCGACCACGGCACTGGTCCCGGGCGTCAGCTCGACGCCCTCGCCGAGGCTGACCACCGGCACGTCCGCGCTCAGCTTGAGCGGCGTGCCGTCGTCGATGGGCTCGGACAGCACGATCCCGTCCACGCCCTGCTCGAGCAACGCGTCCACGGCGACCGAGACTCTCTGCCCCTCCAGGGTGCTGGCCAGGGCGACGGAGTAGCCGGCGCGCTGCATCGCCCGCTCCAGGGCGATGAGCAGGGTCGAGGGGCCGTAGAGCGAACTGCCCAGCGAGACCACTCCGATCCGGCGGTAGCGGCCGAGGAGCAGGGCCCGGGCGGCGGTGTTGGGACGGTAGGCCAGGTCGCGGATGGCCCTCAGGACGCGGTCGCGCACCTCCGGGCTGACGTGCGGTTCGCCGTTGACGACCCGCGACACGGTCTTCTGCGACACCCCGGCGGCCCGCGCGACCTCGGTCATCCCGGGGCCGCGTCGCCGGCGCCCACCGGCGGCCGGTTGGCCTTCGGCTCCGCTCGTGGTCATGCGCGCTCCCGGGAGTGACAAGGGGGTGGACTACGTAGTCAGGGACGGCACCGTGGATGAACGGGCCGGGTATGACTACGTAGTCACGCCAGTGTCGGGGCGCTCCACCGCCGCGTCAATGGTCCGGACGGAGCCGGTTTCCCCGCGCACGGCGCTCGGGCTGTGCGACTTCCTCGGCTGCTGCCGCGTGCGGCTGGACAGAACCCGGGGCCTCGCGGAGGATGTGGGCGATGCGGCCCGACCCCAAGCGCTTTCTCACCCACGCGGTCCGTCGCGTCGCGCGCGCCGAGCATCCGGCGCAGGTACTGGAGGAGCTCTGCGGGGCGACGGTGCCGTCCGTCGCGGACGCCCTCGTCGTGTATCTCGACGCCGCGCCGGGCCCCGCGGACCCGACGGCCTCGCAGGCGCAACTGCGGCTGAGCGGGACCGGGTTGCGCCGGTCCCCCATCCCCGCCCAGCCCTCCGGCCCGGCCTCGTCCCCGGTGGACGGCCGGCCGGACGACACCGGTGCGCTGTGGCATCCCGGCCCGCAGGACGGGCTCGGCGGAGTGCTGGGCGGGCCGGCGCCGGTCACCGTCCCGATGGCGCCGTCCGGTGTCCTGGCGAAGGTCCTGGACGCCGGTGAGGCGCTGGGCAGGGACTCCGGTGATCTGGATCCTGCCCTGCGCGAGCTGCTGGGGCCGGACTCCCGGGTGCCGCGGGGGGACCGGGTTCTCCTCGTCCCGCTGGTCGGACCCGACGGCACGGTGGGCGCCGCCCTGTTCCTGCGGCGTCCCGAACGGGACGTCTTCCGTGCGGAGGACCGGCAGGTGCTCGGCGAGCTGTCGGCTCATGCCGCGCTCGGCGTGCGCGGGGCATCGCCGGTCCCGCACCCGGCGCCGCCCCCGGCCTCGCGAGCCGCCGCCGGACCGGTGCGGCAGGACGCGGACCGGCTGCGGTTCGTGGGCGCCGCGACGCGGCGGATCAGCCGTGCCATGGATCTGGACGAGATCGTGGCGGGCCTGTGCCGGGCCGTCCTGCCCAGCTTCTCGGACGGGATCCTCGTCTGTCTGCGCGAGCCGCTGCCGGTCGGCGACGAGCGGCCCACCGGCCCGTTGGTCCTGCGGCTGCACCGGGCCGACCGCGCCCCGGCGGAGGAGGACACGGGCGCCCTCCCGTCCTCCGAGCCGGGACTGCCCGCGCCCGAACTGTGCGAGGTCCGGCCGGGCAGCGATCTCGCCGAGGTGCTGCGGGGCGTGCGCCCGGTGTTCACCGACTCCCCCGCCGGCCGCGGCGCACTGTCCGAACTGGTCGGCGACGGCGGCGCGTTCGCCCTGCCGGACGGGCAGCGCGCGATCCTCGCCCCACTGCGCGGCCGGCGCCGCGTCATCGGCGCGGCCCTGTTCCTGCGCCGCCCCGAGAGCAGGCCCTTCGAGATCAACGACCTCCTCGTCGCCGCGCAACTCGCCACCCACAGCGCCCTCGGCATCGACAAGGCCGTGCTCTACGGCCGCGAGGCCCACATAGCCGACGAACTCCAGCGCACGATGCTGCCCGAGACCCTGCCCAGCCCACCCGGCATCCGTCTCGCCGCCCGCTACCTGCCCGCCGCCGAATCGGCCCGGGTGGGCGGCGACTGGTACGACGCCATCCCGCTGCCGGGCAGCCGGGTCGCCCTGGTCGTCGGCGACGTCATGGGCCACTCCATGACCTCCGCGGCCATCATGGGCCAGCTGCGCACCACCGCCCAGACCCTCGCCGGCCTCGGGCTGCCGCCGCAAGAGGTCCTGCACCACCTCGACGAACAGGCCCAGCGCCTCGGCGCCGAGCACATGGCGACCTGCCTGTACGCCGTCTACGACCCGGTCGCGCACCGCATCACCATCGCCAACGCCGGGCACCCGCCGCCCGTCCTGCTCCACCCGGGCGGCCGGGCCGAGGTGCTGCGCATGCCGCCCGGTGCCCCCATCGGCGTCGGCGGCGTCGACTTCGAGGCGGTCGAACTCGACGCCCCGGGGGGCGCGACGCTGCTGCTGTACACCGACGGCCTGGTCGAGTCCCGCCTGCGCGATGTGTGGACCGGCATAGAGCAGCTGCGCGAGAAGGCGGGGACCACCGGCCGGCTCGCCGGACCCGACCGGCCCCCCGCGCTGGAAGCCCTGTGCGACGAGGTCCTCGACATGGTGGGCCCCGGCGACCGGGACGACGACATCGCGCTGCTCGCCGCCCGCTTCGACGGCATCGCGCCCGGCGACGTGGCGTACTGGTCCCTGGAGCCGGAGGACTCCGCCCCCGGCCGGGCCCGCCGGCTGGCCCGCCGTACCCTGTCCCGCTGGAACCTGGAGGACCTCGGCGACTCCGTCGAACTGCTCGTCAGCGAACTCGTCACCAACGCCGTGCGCCACACCTCACGGCCCGTCACCCTCCGCCTGATGCGCACCGACGTGCTGCGCTGCGAGATCGGCGACGACGCGCCCGAACTGCCCCGCCTGAGGCGCGCCCGGCCCACGGACGAGAACGGGCGCGGGCTGTACCTGGTCAGCAGGCTGGCCATGCGGTGGGGCGCGGCCCGGCTCAGCACCGGCAAGATCGTGTGGTTCGAGTTCGCCCGGCCCTGAGCTTCCCCGGGGCCGCGCCACCCCCATTGATTGATCGATTCAGCATCTCTAACATCACTCGGTGGCTCCATTCACCTCATCCTCTCTGGCCCGGGCCGTCGCTGCCCGCGGCATCCGGAAGGAGCACCCGTGTTCCCAGCCCCTGGGCCCCGTCGTCCCCGTGTGAGACCTCCCCGGCGACTCGGACGCCTGCCGGCCGTCGCGCTGTTGCTCGCCGCCGGCCTCGCCCTCCCACCGGTGCCAGGCGCGGCAGCCGCGCCGGCCCGGCCCTCGAAGACCGCCCTGCCGCAGGTCTGGCCACAGCCGCAGAGCCTGCACGCGGGGCCCGGCCGGTTCACCGTCCCCGACCGGGTCGTGGCGGTCGTCGGCCGCGGGACCGACCCGTCGGCCCGGCACCTTGTCGAGAAGGTCCTGAGCGAGGCCGGGGCCGAGCGGATCGTGACGGTCGAGAAGCCGCCCGCGCGGGCCGGCTTCACCGTCTTCCTCGGCGGCCCAGGCGAGAACGGCGCGACGGCCTCCGCCCTGAAGCGGCTGGGCGCCCCGTCCCCCGCCGGGCTGCCCTCCGGCGGCTACGTCCTCGCCTCCGGCCGCAAGGACGGCCGGACCCTCCTCGCCCTGTCCGGCGCCGACCGCACCGGCACCTTCTACGCCGCCCAGACCCTGCGTCAACTGGTCCCCCGGACCGTGCCCGAGGTGACCGTCCGGGACTGGCCCACAGCCAGGCTGCGCGGGGTGATCGAGGGCTTCTACGGCACGCCCTGGTCACACGCGGAGCGGCTGAGCCAGCTCGACTTCTACGGCCGCACCAAGCAGAACGTCTACGTCTACTCCCCCAAGGACGACCCCTACCTGCGCGCCCGGTGGCGCGACGCGTACCCGCCAGCCGAGCTGGCGGGACTCAGGGAACTGGCCGACCGCGCCGACGCCAACCACGTCCGCTTCACCTACGCGCTCTCGCCCGGACTGTCCGTCTGCTACTCCTCGGACGCCGACACCGACGCCCTCACCCGCAAGCTGGACTCGCTGTACGCCATCGGCGTGCGCTCGTTCGCGATCCCGCTGGACGACATCAGCTACACCAAGTGGAACTGCGCGGCCGACGAGCGGGAGTTCGGCACGGGCGGCGCCGCCGCAGGGACGGCCCAGGCCCAGCTGCTCAACCGGGTGTGGCGGGACTTCTCCGCGACCCACTCCGGCCTGGAACCGCTGGAGATGGTCCCCACCGAGTACTCCGACCTCGCCGACTCCCCCTACAAGAAGGCGCTGCGCGAGAAGCTGGACG from Streptomyces chartreusis NRRL 3882 harbors:
- a CDS encoding LacI family DNA-binding transcriptional regulator — its product is MTEVARAAGVSQKTVSRVVNGEPHVSPEVRDRVLRAIRDLAYRPNTAARALLLGRYRRIGVVSLGSSLYGPSTLLIALERAMQRAGYSVALASTLEGQRVSVAVDALLEQGVDGIVLSEPIDDGTPLKLSADVPVVSLGEGVELTPGTSAVVGGDGVAAARIATEHLLSLGHRTVWHLPGPQNWWAARDRLRGWREALAAAGAPEPPLPSPGDWSPASGYAAGRQLARLSDVTAVFAANDDMAIGALRAFADAGRAVPGDVSVVGYDDIPAAAYLAPPLTTVRQNFAAVADRAVDVLIALIEGRPAPAGQPGQAVELTVRASTGPVRDQGPAHARP
- a CDS encoding ATP-binding SpoIIE family protein phosphatase; its protein translation is MRPDPKRFLTHAVRRVARAEHPAQVLEELCGATVPSVADALVVYLDAAPGPADPTASQAQLRLSGTGLRRSPIPAQPSGPASSPVDGRPDDTGALWHPGPQDGLGGVLGGPAPVTVPMAPSGVLAKVLDAGEALGRDSGDLDPALRELLGPDSRVPRGDRVLLVPLVGPDGTVGAALFLRRPERDVFRAEDRQVLGELSAHAALGVRGASPVPHPAPPPASRAAAGPVRQDADRLRFVGAATRRISRAMDLDEIVAGLCRAVLPSFSDGILVCLREPLPVGDERPTGPLVLRLHRADRAPAEEDTGALPSSEPGLPAPELCEVRPGSDLAEVLRGVRPVFTDSPAGRGALSELVGDGGAFALPDGQRAILAPLRGRRRVIGAALFLRRPESRPFEINDLLVAAQLATHSALGIDKAVLYGREAHIADELQRTMLPETLPSPPGIRLAARYLPAAESARVGGDWYDAIPLPGSRVALVVGDVMGHSMTSAAIMGQLRTTAQTLAGLGLPPQEVLHHLDEQAQRLGAEHMATCLYAVYDPVAHRITIANAGHPPPVLLHPGGRAEVLRMPPGAPIGVGGVDFEAVELDAPGGATLLLYTDGLVESRLRDVWTGIEQLREKAGTTGRLAGPDRPPALEALCDEVLDMVGPGDRDDDIALLAARFDGIAPGDVAYWSLEPEDSAPGRARRLARRTLSRWNLEDLGDSVELLVSELVTNAVRHTSRPVTLRLMRTDVLRCEIGDDAPELPRLRRARPTDENGRGLYLVSRLAMRWGAARLSTGKIVWFEFARP